The Kineococcus rhizosphaerae sequence ACGACCGCGAACACCAGCGTCGTCAGCAGGACCGTCGGGGTCTTCGGGTCGTGGAAGTAGTTCACGTAGTTCTGCAGCCCGACGAACGTCGCGCGGTCGGACCCCAGGTTCCAGTGCAGCAGCGAGTACTGCACGTTCTGGACGAGGGGTTTGTAGACGAAGAGGACGAGGAGCGCGACGTTGGGCCCCGCCAGGAGCAGGAAGGTTCCCCACGACTTCCACGGGATGGTCCGGTGGCGTGTTGCGGGAACCTGGTGGAGGGTCGTCAACGCGACCTCCTCCCAGGACGGAGTGGGCTGGACGCAGGGAACAGTAGTTCGGGTTCCCCACCCCTCCCGACCACTCCCGCACCCGGAGCCGCAACGGTCACCAGGTGTTCACCTGGCGGGGTCCGGCGGCGGGTTCAGGTCACCGCGCGTTCACCCGGCGGGGATCCCGGGGGCTGGCAGTGGGGGCACCACCAGGTCCGGCGCCGTTCGGCGTCCCCGGGCACCTCGGCCTCCACGAGGATCGTCGTGCCGCACCGCAGGCACGGTTTCCCGGCCCGCCCCGAGACCCAGTGCTGGCGTCCGGGCCGGGTGTCGCCCGTGGTGACCTGCGGCGCCCCGGACGGCCCCACGGAGAACGTCAGGAGCTTCACGGCGAGGCGCACGAGCGGTTCGAGCTCGACCTCGCCCACGGGCGTCCGCGGGGAGCGACCGCGCAGGAAGCAGAGCTCGTCGGCCCACAGGTTCCCGAGGCCCGCGAGGTTGCGCTGGTCGAGCAGGGCCGCCTTGAGCCCGCGCTCCGGACGGCGGGCCAGGTTCGCCACGGCGGCCGCGACCCGGTCGTCCACGGACCGGTCCCCGTCGAGGAGGTCGGGGCCGAGGTGCCCGACGACGTCGGCCTCCCGGGCCGTCGG is a genomic window containing:
- a CDS encoding DNA-formamidopyrimidine glycosylase family protein produces the protein MPEGDTVFLLARRLNARLAGRTVERSDLRVPRFATADLRGARILGVASRGKHLLTRFAGPGAEPTTLHTHLRMDGEWTVLGPGKRLPHRLWPDVRVLLATDGPTAVALRMPVVELLPTAREADVVGHLGPDLLDGDRSVDDRVAAAVANLARRPERGLKAALLDQRNLAGLGNLWADELCFLRGRSPRTPVGEVELEPLVRLAVKLLTFSVGPSGAPQVTTGDTRPGRQHWVSGRAGKPCLRCGTTILVEAEVPGDAERRRTWWCPHCQPPGSPPGERAVT